A region from the Bacteroidota bacterium genome encodes:
- a CDS encoding HAD family hydrolase produces MTDRFFLYLDLDNTLIDHSRAERQAFRETLMTVMGSDAQFDLILADYHRVNTQLWKDYAAYRITQDEVRHRRFSETLARFGLSHLESDFTRHYYLRYQQNWHEVPGAARLLDSLRPVTGRVGLLSNGFADIQREKLKTLGWEDRFDPVIYSEEAGFHKPDRRLFRIAEQACGFPPERIIYVGDSVESDVNGASEAGWLPVFFDYSGAGIKPEKAIASIGALDGLPDVLARLV; encoded by the coding sequence ATGACAGACCGCTTTTTCCTTTACCTCGATCTGGATAACACACTGATTGATCATTCCCGGGCGGAACGCCAGGCTTTCCGCGAAACCCTGATGACAGTGATGGGTTCGGATGCGCAGTTCGACCTTATTCTGGCCGACTATCACCGGGTTAATACTCAGCTCTGGAAGGATTATGCCGCCTACCGGATCACACAGGATGAGGTCCGTCACCGGCGGTTTTCTGAAACCCTTGCCCGTTTCGGTCTGTCCCATCTCGAATCGGACTTTACCCGGCACTACTACCTGCGTTACCAGCAGAACTGGCATGAAGTCCCCGGTGCTGCCCGGTTACTCGATTCACTCAGACCTGTGACCGGACGGGTTGGACTGTTGAGCAACGGTTTTGCCGATATTCAACGCGAGAAACTAAAGACCCTCGGGTGGGAGGACCGGTTCGACCCGGTCATTTATAGTGAGGAAGCCGGTTTTCATAAACCCGATCGCCGGTTGTTCCGGATTGCCGAACAGGCCTGCGGGTTTCCTCCTGAACGGATTATCTATGTCGGGGATTCAGTGGAATCGGATGTAAACGGGGCCTCCGAGGCGGGGTGGTTGCCGGTTTTCTTTGATTATTCCGGTGCAGGGATCAAACCCGAAAAAGCCATTGCCTCCATCGGCGCACTCGACGGTTTGCCGGATGTTCTGGCCAGGTTGGTATGA
- a CDS encoding DUF3808 domain-containing protein: MLNLFLFLTFFGAGYADGNTGFSETGSEPYTGIRSAILNFRFTEAEQLIKKAPVPYLNAFYQVQITAWQYLITEQNERIPVFDTRLESAMDLIESQPETAERAYLLGDLQMWKAIVRMRSEEYVSAAWSGRSAMNHYKEAAELDPKNPDIRKGTGTMKYVAGAIPSRLTWLASIFGLNGSMAEGIRDLEWSARFGTVSSAESRFFLSAIELFTNRNPEKSIAHLDTLLTQYPGNGVFVLMKAVALQRDKQVPAAVALMEKEYTRFRDTMPAFSDVIRFRIAEGYYFMNRFDKAIPLFEDILAKFKGNSLRRLGHFRLGLSYELTGRRKEALAQYRKIEPNENNDFDLYMVSESERWAQTPMSDAEKKAWLGRNYFDAGFFKEAAEQYRLAMELAGKDTRLIAETHFRLGRLADHQKQTDQAVREYQLAIKLCPPDHEWIRAQSLFHLGKMEADAGRKASALAWYAKADEMEDHLFVNSLHREIDTERKRLDGK; the protein is encoded by the coding sequence ATGCTTAATCTGTTTCTGTTTCTCACATTTTTTGGTGCAGGTTACGCTGATGGAAACACCGGATTTTCCGAAACCGGCAGTGAGCCCTACACCGGAATCCGGTCGGCCATCCTGAATTTCAGGTTTACCGAAGCAGAACAGCTAATCAAAAAGGCACCGGTTCCCTACCTGAATGCCTTTTATCAGGTTCAGATCACGGCCTGGCAATACCTGATCACCGAACAAAATGAGCGGATTCCCGTTTTTGATACCCGTTTGGAATCGGCCATGGATCTGATTGAATCGCAACCGGAAACCGCAGAACGTGCTTACCTGCTGGGCGACCTTCAAATGTGGAAGGCCATCGTCAGAATGCGCAGCGAAGAGTATGTGTCGGCAGCCTGGAGCGGGCGGTCTGCAATGAATCATTACAAGGAAGCTGCTGAACTGGATCCGAAAAATCCCGATATCCGCAAAGGAACCGGCACCATGAAGTATGTGGCGGGAGCCATTCCCTCACGTCTGACCTGGCTGGCCTCGATTTTTGGTCTGAATGGTTCCATGGCTGAAGGAATCCGGGATCTGGAATGGTCTGCCCGGTTCGGCACGGTATCTTCTGCCGAATCCCGGTTTTTTCTGTCGGCGATTGAACTGTTTACCAACCGGAATCCTGAAAAATCCATTGCCCATCTGGATACCTTGCTGACACAATACCCGGGAAATGGAGTGTTTGTCCTCATGAAAGCGGTGGCCCTGCAGCGCGATAAGCAGGTTCCGGCCGCTGTTGCGCTGATGGAGAAGGAATACACCCGGTTCCGCGATACCATGCCTGCTTTTTCCGACGTTATCCGGTTCAGGATCGCGGAAGGTTACTACTTTATGAACCGGTTCGACAAAGCCATTCCCCTTTTCGAGGATATTCTGGCAAAGTTTAAAGGAAATTCGCTGCGCCGTCTGGGCCATTTCAGGCTTGGTCTCAGTTATGAACTGACTGGCCGCAGGAAAGAGGCGTTGGCCCAGTACAGGAAAATTGAACCGAATGAAAACAATGATTTTGATCTGTACATGGTTTCAGAGTCTGAACGTTGGGCACAAACCCCCATGTCGGATGCCGAAAAAAAGGCCTGGCTGGGGCGGAATTATTTCGATGCCGGATTTTTTAAGGAAGCAGCAGAACAGTACCGGCTTGCCATGGAACTGGCAGGAAAGGATACCCGCCTGATTGCCGAAACCCACTTCAGATTGGGACGACTGGCCGATCACCAGAAACAAACTGACCAGGCTGTCAGAGAGTATCAGTTGGCTATTAAACTCTGTCCGCCAGACCATGAATGGATCAGGGCACAGTCCCTGTTTCATCTGGGAAAAATGGAGGCAGATGCAGGAAGGAAAGCCTCAGCGCTGGCCTGGTATGCAAAGGCTGATGAGATGGAAGATCATTTATTTGTCAATTCGCTTCACCGCGAAATTGATACTGAACGAAAACGGCTGGATGGAAAATGA
- a CDS encoding dicarboxylate/amino acid:cation symporter codes for MGFGILVGFIINEAGWSGSVIPWIKPIGTIFIRLITMVAVPLVLASLIVGVASLRDLSKLRRIGTKTFLLYTTTTALAVSIGLMVGNILQPGSGLDESMKERLNSQYSSVVSEKMKGTSLNFTDMLVEIVPLNPFYSLATERGEMLQVVFFALILGLALNRIDDRLAEPVIRFFDGLTHALIRVIDMIMKVAPIGVFALIAAVIADFGFDILKPLGVYFVTVTTGLGLHVLLVYLPILVLFSKIPLFFFIRKFVKVQLVAFSSSSSAAALPVNMEVCEKELGVKKEVTSFVLPLGATINMDGTALYQGVAALFIAQVYGIDLGLSEQMVIILTATLASIGTAAVPGVGMIMLIIVLQSVHVPPEGIALIFGIDRILDMMRTTVNVTGDGVVASVVASTENLLDQTENGSSKNA; via the coding sequence ATGGGCTTCGGCATTCTGGTTGGTTTTATCATTAATGAGGCCGGCTGGTCCGGGTCGGTTATTCCATGGATCAAGCCCATCGGAACGATTTTTATCCGTCTGATCACCATGGTGGCCGTTCCACTGGTGCTGGCATCGCTGATTGTAGGGGTTGCTTCCCTCAGGGACCTGAGTAAACTGAGACGGATCGGAACCAAAACGTTTTTACTCTACACCACCACCACTGCCCTGGCGGTTTCCATTGGACTGATGGTGGGAAATATTCTGCAGCCCGGATCGGGTCTTGATGAATCAATGAAAGAGCGGCTGAACAGTCAGTACTCTTCGGTGGTATCGGAAAAAATGAAAGGGACCTCTCTGAATTTTACCGACATGCTGGTTGAGATTGTTCCGCTGAATCCGTTTTACTCGCTGGCTACCGAGCGGGGCGAAATGCTTCAGGTGGTCTTTTTTGCCCTGATTCTCGGCCTGGCTCTTAACCGGATCGATGATCGGCTGGCAGAACCGGTCATCCGATTCTTTGACGGACTGACGCATGCTCTCATCAGAGTCATCGATATGATTATGAAAGTGGCTCCCATTGGTGTCTTCGCCCTAATCGCAGCTGTCATTGCCGATTTTGGGTTCGATATTCTTAAACCATTGGGCGTCTATTTCGTGACCGTAACAACCGGTCTGGGCCTGCATGTTTTGCTGGTTTACCTTCCGATTCTGGTGCTGTTTTCCAAAATTCCCCTGTTTTTCTTCATCAGGAAGTTTGTTAAAGTTCAATTGGTGGCATTCAGTTCCTCCAGCTCAGCCGCAGCGCTTCCGGTAAACATGGAAGTGTGCGAAAAGGAACTCGGAGTTAAAAAGGAAGTCACCAGTTTTGTTCTTCCGCTTGGTGCCACCATAAACATGGATGGAACGGCCCTGTATCAGGGAGTGGCCGCCTTGTTTATTGCTCAGGTATATGGAATTGATCTGGGACTCAGCGAGCAAATGGTGATCATTCTGACAGCAACCCTTGCCTCGATCGGAACAGCGGCAGTCCCGGGGGTTGGTATGATCATGCTGATCATTGTCCTGCAGTCGGTTCACGTTCCGCCAGAAGGAATTGCCCTGATTTTCGGAATTGACCGTATTCTTGATATGATGCGGACCACGGTGAATGTGACAGGAGATGGCGTGGTTGCCTCGGTGGTGGCCTCGACCGAAAACCTTCTTGATCAAACAGAAAACGGTTCTTCAAAGAATGCTTAA
- the ispE gene encoding 4-(cytidine 5'-diphospho)-2-C-methyl-D-erythritol kinase codes for MNHPQTLRAWAKINLGLRILNKRPDGYHNIESIFHYIDWYDSLQFTAASGFSFSCSDTRLPVDDQNLVVRAVRRVESILGFTFPFHIHLIKSIPFGAGLGGGSSDAATVLRFAQRQWPGKLSDDTLGHIAAFLGSDVNFFLSPVTQIASDRGIHLKPLNFTIPGWILTAFPPTEVPTGWAYQQVRPFDRYERSLTDIANDHPPIDNYTGLFVNDFDEPIARLKPEIAQLKSKLQSTGALYVSLSGSGSACFAVYNDKSRAELAAGLLSAEVPVSLTPPGFLPDSQYF; via the coding sequence ATGAACCACCCACAAACCCTTCGTGCCTGGGCCAAAATCAACCTGGGCCTGAGAATTCTTAATAAACGTCCGGATGGCTATCATAATATCGAATCCATCTTCCACTATATTGATTGGTATGATAGCCTGCAATTCACCGCTGCCTCAGGTTTTTCTTTCAGTTGTTCAGACACCCGTCTGCCGGTTGATGATCAGAATCTGGTGGTCCGGGCGGTCAGACGGGTGGAATCCATTTTGGGATTCACCTTCCCTTTTCATATCCACCTGATCAAATCCATTCCTTTTGGTGCCGGACTGGGCGGAGGTTCATCAGATGCAGCCACGGTTCTGCGTTTTGCGCAACGGCAGTGGCCCGGAAAGCTGAGTGATGATACCCTTGGACACATTGCTGCCTTTCTGGGCTCTGATGTCAATTTTTTCCTCAGTCCGGTGACTCAGATCGCCTCAGACCGGGGCATTCATCTTAAACCGCTGAATTTTACCATTCCCGGTTGGATTTTAACCGCCTTTCCGCCCACCGAGGTCCCAACCGGATGGGCCTATCAGCAGGTCAGGCCGTTTGACCGGTATGAACGTTCCCTGACTGACATCGCAAATGACCATCCACCGATCGATAACTATACCGGTTTGTTCGTGAATGATTTTGACGAACCGATTGCCAGACTGAAGCCGGAAATTGCTCAGCTCAAATCTAAATTACAGTCCACGGGCGCTCTATATGTGTCACTTTCTGGAAGCGGAAGTGCCTGTTTTGCCGTTTACAACGACAAAAGCCGGGCAGAGCTGGCGGCCGGTCTTCTGTCTGCAGAGGTCCCGGTCTCGCTGACTCCACCCGGCTTTTTACCGGATAGTCAATACTTCTGA
- a CDS encoding SPOR domain-containing protein codes for MDAQKLFEQLQVDTKKNPNDIAVVLDSLITLILEKVQAGTPVDFGELGTFVQSEYGKLSFEVNSDFARLVNYKYETIQPVPIDESLETYAVTADSAESAAEVSEEISFDDSESPFTEVPAEEPMAEPVAEPVSEPVPLPVAEEPETIGFAEESVPELSEPEPVTWDEPAVQESDLAEPLPSAVIPEPEPSLSPEPFMAQEPEPASLPEPPAPSLVHQEVPAPASIPAADTGGPIRPPGFQASEPVSTPEPAAPKAFQAPPAATAEGNKKIDPTEYVLSPTELGSEMDHKKLWGLIALGILILVAAIWYFMSGDTAKKEEYLKSASDSVTATQPAKVTPPVTSQDLATAPVNTAHVKDQTTKTEPVKPAAKTPAEPVTTKPAPAQETKKPSSQPVKETKPKEPAPATKTAQAPAEKPAPKKPAAEPAGTTATHAGFQSPIDPAKGGFSINIGSFPTQAAADKLLGQWKAKGYEGIVQAADVNGKQVFRVRLGQFTSRAKALAGLEELKADIPDAWVDRLK; via the coding sequence ATGGACGCCCAGAAACTTTTTGAACAACTCCAGGTTGACACCAAAAAAAATCCGAATGACATCGCCGTTGTTCTTGATTCCCTGATCACCCTGATCCTGGAAAAGGTACAGGCCGGAACACCGGTTGATTTTGGTGAACTCGGAACGTTTGTACAGTCGGAATATGGCAAACTCTCTTTTGAAGTGAATTCAGACTTTGCCCGCCTGGTTAACTATAAATACGAAACCATACAGCCGGTTCCCATCGATGAAAGTCTGGAAACCTATGCTGTAACAGCCGATTCAGCCGAAAGTGCTGCTGAGGTTTCCGAAGAAATCTCTTTTGATGATTCTGAGAGCCCGTTTACTGAAGTGCCTGCAGAGGAACCCATGGCGGAACCGGTTGCTGAACCTGTTTCAGAGCCAGTACCGCTACCTGTTGCCGAAGAACCCGAAACCATCGGGTTTGCAGAGGAATCGGTACCTGAACTTTCAGAACCGGAACCGGTTACGTGGGATGAACCAGCCGTTCAGGAAAGCGACCTTGCTGAACCGCTGCCCTCTGCTGTTATTCCAGAACCGGAGCCTTCTCTGTCACCTGAACCGTTCATGGCTCAGGAACCAGAGCCTGCATCTTTGCCCGAGCCCCCGGCTCCGTCTCTGGTGCATCAGGAAGTTCCTGCACCGGCTTCCATACCGGCAGCCGATACCGGAGGTCCGATTCGTCCTCCGGGATTCCAGGCTTCGGAACCGGTTTCAACACCTGAGCCTGCGGCACCAAAGGCCTTCCAGGCTCCTCCTGCAGCAACTGCAGAAGGCAACAAAAAAATTGATCCAACCGAGTATGTTCTGAGTCCGACCGAGCTCGGAAGCGAAATGGATCATAAAAAGCTTTGGGGGCTCATCGCACTTGGGATTCTCATATTGGTGGCCGCCATCTGGTATTTCATGAGTGGTGATACCGCCAAGAAAGAAGAATATCTGAAATCAGCCAGTGATTCGGTTACTGCCACTCAACCGGCCAAGGTCACCCCTCCTGTTACCTCTCAGGACCTGGCAACGGCTCCTGTAAATACAGCGCATGTCAAGGATCAGACAACAAAAACTGAACCTGTAAAACCAGCTGCAAAAACACCGGCAGAACCCGTAACAACCAAGCCGGCTCCTGCGCAGGAAACGAAAAAGCCTTCAAGCCAGCCGGTTAAGGAGACAAAACCAAAGGAACCTGCACCAGCCACCAAGACGGCTCAGGCCCCTGCTGAGAAACCTGCTCCGAAAAAACCCGCTGCAGAACCTGCCGGAACAACAGCCACACACGCGGGTTTCCAATCACCAATCGATCCGGCAAAGGGAGGTTTTTCGATTAACATCGGATCGTTCCCAACCCAGGCAGCTGCCGATAAATTACTGGGTCAATGGAAGGCTAAAGGATATGAGGGCATTGTTCAGGCGGCTGACGTGAACGGAAAACAGGTGTTCCGTGTCCGGTTAGGTCAGTTCACCTCGAGGGCGAAGGCGCTGGCAGGTCTTGAAGAACTGAAAGCCGACATTCCCGATGCATGGGTGGATCGGCTGAAATAA
- a CDS encoding HU family DNA-binding protein has translation MFQKTLVQEISIRTNLSDTEIEPILNAFSAIIKTAILNREPVELPGLGTFHVHHLASLKELDPETGKLVMFPPKDTLEFTPAG, from the coding sequence ATGTTTCAGAAAACTCTGGTTCAGGAAATTTCGATACGGACCAACCTGTCCGATACCGAAATTGAACCCATCCTGAACGCATTCAGTGCGATAATAAAAACGGCCATTCTCAATCGTGAACCTGTCGAACTGCCTGGTTTGGGTACGTTTCATGTCCATCACCTGGCCAGTCTGAAGGAATTGGATCCCGAGACCGGAAAGCTGGTCATGTTTCCACCCAAGGATACACTTGAATTCACTCCCGCAGGATGA